The following are from one region of the Desertibacillus haloalkaliphilus genome:
- a CDS encoding DUF2507 domain-containing protein yields MEVRTDQFGYDLIRNDVLQDLLGKDHDAILYWIGRSLARKYPVSTVEDAILFFEKADWGNL; encoded by the coding sequence ATGGAAGTTCGAACAGATCAATTTGGGTATGACCTTATTCGAAATGACGTTCTGCAAGACCTATTAGGTAAAGATCATGATGCCATTTTATATTGGATTGGAAGATCGCTCGCAAGAAAATATCCAGTTTCAACAGTTGAAGATGCCATCCTTTTTTTTGAAAAAGCTGATTGGGGTAATCT